The DNA segment GACCTGGTCGACGAGGGCGTCGAGGTGATCACGCCAAATCCCAAAACCTCGGGCGGCGCGCGCTGGAATTTCCTTGCCGCCTGGGCCTGGGCCCGCGAAGCCAATGGCGGCGATGAGGCCAAGGCGCAGGAATATGTTGCCAATCTCTTCAAGCATGTGCCGGTGCTCGATACCGGCGCGCGCGGTTCCACCACCACGTTCGTGCAGCGCGGCATCGGCGACGTCCTGCTCGCCTGGGAGAATGAAGCCTATCTCGCCCTCGAGGAACTCGGCCCCGACGCGTTCGACATCGTCACGCCGTCGATTTCGATCCTCGCTGAACCGCCGGTGGCGCTCGTTCCGGGCAATGCCGAGCGCAAGGGCAACCTTGAAGTGGCGCAGGCCTATCTCGAATACCTTTATTCGGATGAAGGCCAGGCCATCGCGGCAAAGCACTACTACCGCCCGTTCAAGCCCGAAGCCGCCGCTCCCGAGGACATTGCCCGCTTCGGCGACGTAAACCTTGTCACCATCGAGGACTTCGGTGGCTGGCGCGAGGCACAGCCGAAGTACTTTGGCGACGGCGGCGTGTTCGACCAGATCTACGCCGGTCCTACCCAGTAAGTCCCAATGCCGCGGCCGGTCCCAAAGACCGGCCGCATCTGTTTCGAGCCTCTGGAAACCACGAGGACAACATGGTGCATTTCTTCGGCATTCTCACGCCCGGCCCACTGAAGCGCCAGGCTGCGGACGAGGCCCCTCACAAGGCGAACTTCTTCGGCGGCATTCCGGACATCGCAGCCGGTGCCGTCCCCATGACCCGCGCCGAGCAGGATGCGTGCTATCTCGGCGGCAAGGGCCCCGAACCCGACAGGGCTGCCGAAGACGCCACCAGTCCCGCGGCAGACCAATGACCCGCCCTTTCCTCATCATTCCCGGGCTCAACGGATCGGGCGACGGACACTGGCAGCGCCACTGGCTCGCCGATCATGACGACGCTTATCTGGTCGAGCAGTCCGACTGGTCCAACCCGACCGCGGGTCGCTGGATGCACCGGCTGGAACAGGCTGTCATCGCCCATCCCGGGGCCCTGCTCGTTGCCCATAGTCTGGGCACCATTCTCGTTGCGCGGCTTGCTGCCAGTTCGGTCGCGCCACTGGTGGGCGGCGCGCTTCTCGTGGCGCCGGCCGATATCGAGCGGACGTCCGAGCTCCACGCCCGCACATACGAGTTCGGGACCATCCCGACGGAGCGACTGCCATTCCCGGCGCTGGTCGTCGCCAGCCGCGACGACATGTATATGAGCCTCGACAAGGCCCGCCGCGTTGCCCAGGCCTGGCACAGTCCGGTGGTGGATATCGGCCAGGCCGGGCATATTAATGTCGCGAGCGGTTTCGGGCGCTGGCCCGACGGGTACGCCCTGGCGCAGCAGGTGGCGGTCAAGGCCGAGCGCTGGCAGAGGCCGCGCCTGCAACGCCAAGCCCTCGTCCAAAATTACGGGTAAGCCCGGCCGGCAGAATTTTCGCTTGCACAGCCTTGACGCCCGTCCAACGCAACATTTCGTGGGGTGACAGCGCACTGCAAAGAATGATTTTCTACCCGCACCAAAAATCTTGACCGCTGGCCTCCTTGAGATACCCGACTATCTGGCTAGTGTTAGCGCAC comes from the Devosia lucknowensis genome and includes:
- a CDS encoding RBBP9/YdeN family alpha/beta hydrolase is translated as MTRPFLIIPGLNGSGDGHWQRHWLADHDDAYLVEQSDWSNPTAGRWMHRLEQAVIAHPGALLVAHSLGTILVARLAASSVAPLVGGALLVAPADIERTSELHARTYEFGTIPTERLPFPALVVASRDDMYMSLDKARRVAQAWHSPVVDIGQAGHINVASGFGRWPDGYALAQQVAVKAERWQRPRLQRQALVQNYG
- a CDS encoding sulfate ABC transporter substrate-binding protein translates to MKRTAKILAYTALAASLAVGFSVTAHAQDKTLINVSYDPTRELYREYNDAFVKHWQETKGESVAIQVTHGGSGSQARTVIDGLEADVVTLALESDINAISDANPALIPADWRGTLENNNAPYTSTIVFLVRKGNPKGIQDWGDLVDEGVEVITPNPKTSGGARWNFLAAWAWAREANGGDEAKAQEYVANLFKHVPVLDTGARGSTTTFVQRGIGDVLLAWENEAYLALEELGPDAFDIVTPSISILAEPPVALVPGNAERKGNLEVAQAYLEYLYSDEGQAIAAKHYYRPFKPEAAAPEDIARFGDVNLVTIEDFGGWREAQPKYFGDGGVFDQIYAGPTQ